The Streptomyces sp. NBC_00576 genome contains the following window.
GGAGTTCGTGAACTGGTTCCAGTCGCCGGACAACAACCGGGCGCCCGGCCACACCTGCCTCGTCGCCTGCAACCTGCTCAAGAACGAGCGGCTGCCCTGGCAGGAGGCCAGCCAGATCGGTTCGAAGGGCTGCGGAGCCAACATGCGCGTGGCTCCCGTGGGCCTGGCCCCGGGGCTGAGCGACGAACAGCGCGCGGGCGCCGCCCAGTTGCAGGCCGCGTTCACCCATGGACACCCGACGGCCCTGGCCGCGTCCGACCTCACCGCGCACGCCGTACGACTGCTCGCCCAGGGCGCCGACCCCGCCGGGCTGGTGACCCTGCTCCGTACGTACGCGCACGAGAGCCGTAGCCACTACTACCACCGCTGGCTGGGCGACCTGTGGACGCACAGCCACGACCCGAGCCCCGAGCACTTCATCGCCCGCGGTTGGGACGAGTGCCTGGCGATCCTGGACCGGCTCCAGCTCGCCGTCCGCACCGCCTCGCCCGAGGACGACCCCTGCCTCGCCACCGGAGCCGGCTGGATCGCCGAAGAGGCCCTGGCCACCGGCCTGTTGTGCTTCCTGCTCTTCCCCGGCGAGCCCCTCACGGCCCTACGCCGCGCCGCCTGCACCTCGGGCGACTCGGACTCGATCGCCTGCCTGACCGGCGCCTTCGCCGGCGCCCACCACGGCACCGACGCCTGGCCGACTCGTTGGGTGGACCGCATCGAGTACGGGGGTGACCTGCAGACGCTGGGCGCGCTCTGGGACGCTTGACGGATGAACGATGCGCTCGGCCTCGCGGACCTCCCGGATCTCGACCTGGCGTCGGTGGTCGCCGAGCAGCCCGATCCGGTGCTCTTCGCCACCGTCTCGGGCGCCCATCTCTACGGTTTCCCGTCCCGCGACTCGGACGTGGACCTCCGAGGCGTCCATCTGCTGCCGGCCGCCGACCTGGTCGGGCTCCGGGAGCCGGCGGAGACCCGGTCGCGGATGTGGGTGCGGGACGGTGTCGAGCTGGACCTCGTCACCCACGATCTGCGCAAGTTCGTACGGCTGTTGCTGCGCCGCAACGGCTACGTGCTGGAGCAGCTGCTGTCCCCGCTGGTCGTGCACACCACCGACACGCACCGCGAACTCGCCGAACTCGCCCCCGGGGTTCTCACCAGTCACCACGCCCACCACTACCGGGGCTTCGCGGGCACACAGTGGCGGCTCTTCGGGACGAGCGGTGAACTCAAGCCGTTGCTGTACACGTTCCGTGCGCTGCTCACCGGCATCCAGCTGATGCGCGGTGGCGAGGTGCAGGCGCATCTGCCCACGCTCGTCGGGGAGATCGGCGAGGCCCCCGCGTATCTGCCGGAGCTGGTCGCGGCCAAGGCGGAGCGGGAGCACGGGCCGGCCGACGTCGACCACGCGCGCGTGGCGGGCGATGTGGAGGCGTTGCACCGGGTGCTGGACGAGGCGCAGGACGCCTCAGGGCTGCCGGATGCGCCCGTCGCGCACGACGCCCTGCACGACCTCGTCGTACGGGTCCGGCTGGCGGGCTGAGGCGCGGCGGGTGCGGATGAGGAAGTCCTCGACGCGTCGCCGGTCCGGTTCCTCCGGCAGCGGGCTGCGGTGGGACGCCGCCTCGGCCTCCGCGGCGAGACGGTTCATCCGGGACTGGACCTCCGGCCACGGCACCTCGCCCCGCTTGACCGCCAGCAGCGGGCCGCGCTCGTCGCCGACATCGATCGTCAGCGTGCCCGTGCGCAGCAGGTCGCGGCAGCTCATCAGGAGGCGCAGCAGGTGCATCGCGTGCTTCCAGCGCGGACCGCCGTGGATGCGCACGTCGGCCGCCAGCTTCTTGTGCTGGCCCAGCGCGTAGCGCGCGAACGTCTCGTGCGTCTGGCGGGAGAGGAACGCCCCGCGCAGGGCGAGGAGTTCGCGGCCGGTGTCGTCGGCGTACTCCACGAGGGGAGAGTGGAGGCACTCCAGGATGTTCGGGTTGGCCCGCAGAGCCAGTGTGCAGAAGCGTTCCAGCTCCCAGCTGAACTGCTCCTCCGCCGGGCCCTCCACATGCGTGGGTGGCTTCTCGAAGCGCCAGAACAGGGGAGTGGGCGCGAGGAACACCCCGCGCCGGTCCGTGTCGCTGCCGTCCGTCGCCAGACCGAAGGCGCGCGAACCCATCACGCAGGCGTAGACCGTGTGGTCGCGTACCAGGGCCTCGGGGCTCTCGGGGGTGGGATACGGGTGCATTCCGGGAGCGTACGCGTGACCCTCACGCCAGGCGGATCGAATTTCCCGTAACCGTGATCTTCTTCTCGGCCAGCGGCCGCGCGGCCGGCGGGTTGGCCACCGAACCGTCAGTGATGTTGAACTTGCTGCCGTGGCAGGTGCAGTTGATGGTGCCGCCCTTGACGTTGGCCACGGGGCACTGCTGGTGCGTACAGATCGACGTGAAGGCCTTGAACTCGCCCTCCTTCGGCTGTGTCACCACGACCTGCTCGTCCTTGAAGATCTTGCCGCCGCCGACCGGGATGTCGGCCGTCGTGGCCAGTTCCTGTCCGGGGGAGCCGGCGGAGACCGACGAGGACGCGGATTCGTCGCCGTACTCGCTGCATCCCGCCGTGAGCGCCGCCGCGCCCGTCGCGAGGAGGACCGTGCGTCGCGTCGGGCCTTGCGTCATGTCGTCACTCCGAAGTTGCGGAAGAACCAGAGGGCGGAAGTGAGCCAGACGATCGTCAGGACGGTGAAGACCAGTCCGCCGACGACCGGCAGCAGCCAGCCGGGCAGCCGATCCCAGCGAAGCAGCAGCATCTTTGCACTGAAAACGCCGAAGAAAAAGCAACCCAGGATGGAGTGCCACATAACGCGGGAATCGTAGGTTTGAAACCCGAACGCGTACAGACAGTGCACCGCCACCGGAACCGCCACCAGGAACGCGATCCGCCCCGACCAGCGGTGCAGTGTCGCCGACCAACTCGGGCCCGGCAGCTTCCCGTACACCATGAGCGCCGACACGACCTGGACGAGCGCGAAGCCGAACGCCACCGTCGCGAGCCAGGACTTCACCGCGCCCGTGCTGCTGAACCCGGCCAGGTTGAAGGCGGTGCCCTCCGGGTCGTGGACCTTGCCGTACACACCGAGGGCCACCGCCACGGCGGCGGCGACGAGCGCCGGGACGAGATAGCGGGCCGCGCTGGGGCCACTGGGGCCGGGGGCCGGCGGGCGCGGCGGGAAGCTCTGGGTGGCGGCGTTCGGGTCCACGGTCATGTTCGGCTCCCTGAGTGGAGGCGGTGCGTCATGGTGTGACCGGGCGGGCCGTGAGCCGCTGGCCGTCGATCGTCACCGCGCCGGTCTCCGGGTCGATCCGGGGCGCGGGGGAGGGCTTGCCGTCACGCTTGAGGATGCCGACCTGGTCCCCGGTGGACAGCACGATCCAGCCGCCGTCGATCTTGGCGTTCCGCACGGTCGCGGTCGCCCTGTAGAGCCCGGACGGCTTGACCGCCTTGTCCGCGGTGAAGGCGTAGTGCCCGCCCTCGATGTCGACCGTGCCTCGGATGCTCTTTTGCTTGAGGGTGCCGTTCAGCACGGAGCCGCCCTCGCCGGTGAGCTTCATGGAACCGTCGGCCTCGACATCGCCCTTCAGCCACGACTCCTTGTCGCGGCCGTCGCAGAAGTACGCGATCGCCCTGCCGTCGCGCAGTGAGACCGACACCGCGGAGGAGTCGTCGTCGGTACGGCCCGCGTAGTCCGCGTTCGGCGCGGGAGTCTTGGTGGGCGACGCGGACGGGGTCGCGGGTTCGGCAGGCGATGGGGACGCCTTCGTGGCGGTGGGTGCCGGAGACGGTGACACCTTGTCGGCGGGTGAGTCGGCCTGGGACGTGGACGCCGGCTTCGTCCCTGTCGTCGCATTGAGCGACAGCATGAACAGGGCCAACAACAGTCCCGCGAGCAGTGTGAATAGCGGTCCAGTGCGTTTCATCGGGCCTCCCCCGAGGCGAGCTTCCTGCTATGAGAGCGGACCCGCGCCTCCACGTCCAGGGCGCACAGGCGTGTTCGCACTCCAAGTCGCGGATTGGGGCGAATCGGGTGACATTGGCAAAGCCCGGTGTGGGTCGCGCGGCGCGTCTCAGCGGGCGGGCGCCGCGCGTCCGTTCCGCACGGGCTGACTAGGCTGGATGCAACAAGAGCCGATCCGTGGACCGAACACGTGGATCAGTTCCGCATACGTACATCAGCGAGGAGCATCACCGTGGCGGTACGAGCGGTCCGGGGCGCCGTCCAACTGGATCAGGACGAGGCCGGGCACATGGACGAGCGGGTCAGCGAGCTGCTCACCGCGGTCCTGGAACGCAACAGCCTCACCGCGGACGACCTGATCAGCGTCTGGTTCACGGCCACCCCCGACCTGCACAGCGACTTCCCGGCCGCCGCGGCCCGCAAGCTCGGCATCGTCGACGTACCGCTGATCTGTGCCCAGGAGCTGGACATCGAGGGCGCGATGCCGCGGGTGGTCCGGATCCTCGCGCACATCGAGTCGGACCTGCCCCGCGCCGACATCGCGCACGTCTACCTCGGTGCCGCGGCGGCCCTGCGCAAGGACATCGCCCAGTGAGAACCGCACTCGTCATCGGCACAGGCCTGATCGGTACGTCCGCCGCGCTCGCCCTCGCCTCACGCGGCGTCGTCGTCCATCTCACCGACCACGACCCCGAGCAGGCCCGTACGGCAGCCGCCCTGGGTGCCGGTACGGACGAGGTGCCGGAGGGGCCGGTCGACCTCGCGATCATCGCCGCGCCGCCCGCGCACGTGGCGGGCGCCCTCGCCGACGCGATGCGCCGGGGGGTCGCGCGCGGCTACCTCGACGTGGCCAGCGTCAAGGGCGGCCCGCGCCGCGAGCTGGAGGCGCTGGGTCTCGACCTGGCGTCGTACATCGGCTCGCACCCCATGTCGGGCCGCGAGAAGTCCGGCCCGCTGGCCGCGACCGGCGACCTCTTCGAGGGCCGTCCCTGGGTGCTGACGCCGACCCGCGACACCGACACCGAGGTGCTGAACCTCGCGCTGGAACTGGTCTCGCACTGCCGTGCCGTCCCCGTCGTCATGGACGCGGACGCCCACGACCGTGCCGTGGCCCTCGTCTCCCACATGCCGCATCTGGTCTCCAGCATGGTCGCGGCGCGGCTGGAGAACGCGGAGGAGTCGGCCGTACGGCTGTGCGGGCAGGGCATCCGGGACGTGACCCGGATCGCCGCGTCCGATCCCGGCATGTGGATCGACATCCTCTCCGCCAACCCCGGGCCGGTCGCCGACCTCCTCACGGACGTCGCCGCCGATCTGGAGGAGACGGTTCAGGCGCTGCGCTCACTCCAGTCCTCCGACGAGGCGAAGCGCCGCGAGGGTGTCACCGGGGTCGAGGATGTCCTGCGGCGCGGGAACGCCGGGCAGGTTCGGGTGCCCGGCAAGCACGGGTCCGCTCCGCGGGTGTATGAGGTGGTTGCCGTTCTTATCGACGACCAGCCTGGGCAGCTGGCCCGGATCTTCGCCGATGCGGGGCGGGCGGGGGTCAATATCGAGGATGTGCGGATCGAGCATGCGACGGGGCAGCAGGCGGGGCTTGTGCAGTTGATGGTGGAGCCGAAGGCTGCGCCTGTGCTTTCGGCTTCGCTGCGGGAGCGAGGGTGGGCGATTCGGCAGTAGGGGGTGGCCCGCCGTAGCCGGGGGCTCCGCCCCCAGACCCCCGATCGGCCCTGAAGGGGCCTCGTCCTCAAACGCCGGACGGGCTGATGAGGCCGGGGCCGGCGTCGATGAGGCACCGGACGGGCTGGGGCGGTTCGGGCCGTCGTCGAAGAGGTGTTGTACGGGCTGGCTACGGTGCGGCCGGATGAGTGACCCGCACCCAGTAACCTTGTCCGGGGCACCCAGCGCCCCCGCCCCACCACCCCGGACCAGGAAAGGTGCCTCCACAGTGGATCGCGCCGCAGTGATTGTCGCCATTGACGGGCCCTCCGGCACAGGCAAGTCGAGCACGTCCAAGGCCGTTGCCGCGCAGCTCGGGCTGGCCTACCTGGACACCGGGGCCCAGTACCGGGCGATCACCTGGTGGATGGTGAGCAACGGAATCGACATCACGGACCCCTCCGCGATAGCCGCCGTGGCAGGCAAGGCCGAGATCGTCTCCGGTACGGACCCGGAGAACCCGACGATCACCGTGGACGGCATCGACGTCGGCGGCCCGATCCGCACCCAGGAGGTCACCTCCAAGGTCAGCGCGGTGAGCGCCGTACCGGAGGTGCGTGCCCTGATCACCGAACTGCAGCGTTCCATCGCCGCGTCCGCCGAGAAGGGGATCGTCGTCGAGGGGCGCGACATCGGGACGACCGTGCTGCCCGACGCCGACCTGAAGATCTTCCTCACCGCTTCCCCGGAGGCGCGGGCCGCCCGCCGCAGCGGTGAGCTGAAGGGTGCCGACGTCAACGCCACCCGTGAGGCGCTGCTGAAGCGGGACGCGGCCGACTCCAGCCGCAAGACCTCGCCGCTCGCCAAGGCGGACGACGCGGTGGAGGTCGACACCTCCGAGCTGACCCTGCAGCAGGTCATCGAGTGCGTCGTCACCCTCGTCGAGGAGAAGCGGGACGCGAAGTGAGCGGACCGTCGAAGTCGTCGAAGGCGTCCGAGGTTCCTACGGCGCGGGGCGCCGAGGTCGGGCGGCGCATCGGTGTCGGCCTGATGTACGGGCTGTGGAAGCCGCGCGTGCTCGGTTCCTGGAAGGTGCCCGCGACCGGTCCGGTGATCCTCGCCGTCAACCACTCGCACAACATCGACGGGCCGATGGTCATCGGTGTGGCGCCCCGGGCGTCGCACTTCCTGGTCAAGAAGGAGGCGTTCATCGGGCCGCTCGCCCCCGCCATGCGCGCCCTCGGTCAGGTGGAGGTGGACCGCTCGACGGCCGACCGCACGGCGATCACCCACGCCCTGGGTGTGCTGGCGAGCGGCGGGGTGCTCGGGATCTTTCCCGAGGGCAGCCGGGGCGACGGCGACTTCGCCTCGCTGCGCGCCGGTCTCGCCTACTTCGCGGTGCGGAGTGGAGCTCCCGTCGTTCCCGTGGCCGTCCTGGGAAGTTCCGACCGGCGGGGACGGTTGATAAAAGGGCTGCCTCCGCTGCGCAGTCGCGTCGACGTGGTCTTCGGTGACCCGTTCGTCGCGGGCGACGGCACCGGGCGGCGTACGCGCACGGCGCTGGACGAGGCGACCGTACACATTCAGAAGCAGCTCACCGCTCACCTGGAGAACGCCAGACGGCTCACCGGCCGCCAGGAAAACGCCGGGCGCCCCGCTGAGCGCTGAGAGACACTTGAGTACTTGAGCAGTTTGAGTAGTGGATCACCCGATAACGGGGGGTTCCACCGATCACCACGATGAACGAGGTACGGACTTCATGAACGACCACATTCCCTCCGGCGGCTCGGGAGAGCACGAGCACGGAGAGCTTGGCGATGCCGAGTACGCGGAGTTCATGGAGCTCGCCGCGGTAGAGGGCTTCGACGTCGAGGATGTCGAGGGCGCGATCGACGAGGCGGGGCATGGGCCGCTGCCCGTTCTCGCCGTCGTGGGGCGGCCGAACGTCGGCAAGTCGACGCTCGTCAACCGCATCATCGGGCGCCGCGAGGCCGTCGTCGAGGACAAGCCCGGCGTCACCCGCGACCGCGTCACCTACGAGGCCGAATGGGCCGGGCGGCGCTTCAAGATCGTCGACACCGGCGGCTGGGAGCAGGACGTCCTCGGTATCGACGCCTCCGTGGCCGCGCAGGCCGAGTACGCGATCGAGGCGTCCGACGCGGTCGTCTTCGTCGTCGACGCCAAGGTCGGCGCGACCGACACCGACGAGGCGGTCGTCCGGCTGCTGCGCAAGGCCGGCAAGCCCGTCGTGCTGTGCGCCAACAAGGTCGACGGGCCGAGCGGCGAGGCCGACGCCACGTCCCTGTGGGCCCTCGGGCTCGGCGAGCCGCACCCCGTCTCCTCGCTGCACGGCCGCGGCACCGGCGACATGCTGGACGCCGTCCTGGAGGCGCTGCCCGAGGCACCCGCGCAGACCTTCGGCGCCGGGGTCGGCGGCCCGCGCCGCATCGCCCTCATCGGCCGCCCGAACGTCGGCAAGTCCTCGCTGCTGAACAAGGTGGCGGGCCAGGAGCGCGTCGTCGTCAACGAGATCGCGGGCACCACCCGTGACCCGGTCGACGAGCTCATCGAACTCGGCGGTGTCACCTGGAAGTTCATCGACACGGCGGGCATCCGCAAGCGCGTCCACCTCCAGCAGGGTGCCGACTACTACGCCTCGCTGCGTACGGCCGCCGCCGTGGAGAAGGCCGAGGTCGCCGTCATCCTGATCGACGGCTCCGAGAACATCTCCATCCAGGACCAGCGGATCGTCACCATGGCCGTCGACGCGGGCCGTGCGATCGTCCTCGCGTACAACAAGTGGGACACGCTCGACGAGGAGCGCCGCTACTACCTGGAGCGGGAGATCGAGACCGAGCTCGCCCAGGTGGCGTGGGCGCCCCGCGTCAACGTCTCGGCGCGCACCGGCCGGCACATGGAGAAGCTGGTCCCCGCGATCGAGGCCGCCCTCGCGGGCTGGGAGACCCGGGTTCCCACGGGCCGACTGAACGCCTTCCTCGGTGAACTGGTCGCCGCCCATCCGCACCCGGTCCGGGGCGGCAAGCAGCCGCGCATCCTGTTCGGCACGCAGGCGGGCACCAAGCCGCCGCGGTTCGTGCTCTTCGCCTCCGGCTTCATCGAGGCCGGTTACCGCCGTTTCGTGGAGCGCCGACTGCGCGAGGAGTTCGGCTTCGACGGCACGCCGATCCACATCTCGGTGCGGGTGCGCGAGAAGCGAGGCCGGAAGAAGTAGTGGTATGTAGCAGTACCTGCACGTGACTGAGGGCGGCTCCGGATGGGAGCCGCCCTCAGTCACGTGCAGGTACTGCTCACAGGTCCCGGCGCGGGCCCGGTGGCAACGCCGCCGGGATGTGGGTCATCCCGGTGTAGTGCTGTCGTCCGCCCGTCGGCCATACGGCGGTCGGGGTCGGAGTCGGGGTCGCGGACTGCCCCTGTTGCGCGTCGAGTTGGCCGACCCGCTGCCACACGGACTGCTGTCCGCCGCCCTGGCTGCCGTTGCGCGCACTCAACGCCCCCGCGCTGTAGGCGCTGTACGAGCCCGAGGTCGAGCCGAACGAGCCGCTGTACGGGGCGAGGCCGTTCGGATTGGCCCCGAACGCCGCGAAGTCCAGCTCCTCCTCGCCGCTGCGGTCGCCCGGCAGCGAGCGGAAGGACTTGCCGTACTCGGCGTACAGCGCGTCGTAGATCGGCGTGACCGATGGGCCGCTGGAGTAGTCCTGGGTCGACCGCGCGGACGGGATCGACTGGTAGGACTGGCGGCGGGGGACGTCGTAGGTGTGCACATACGTCCAAACGACCCCGCTGCCCAACGGATGCGGCCGGTACCCGGACTTTGCAGGGCGCGCGAAGCGCCCCTGCAGGGGCGCGGGGCTGAGACATTTGCGGCTCCGCCGCGTGGCGACCAGCCACACTCAACCGGTAGTCGCCAACAAGCCGAAGCACCCCCGGTCTACAGCGCTCCCGTATCCGCCGGCGGCAACAGCGCTCAGGTACCCGCCAGGGGCAACGCGCTGGCGACCAGCTTCCCGATCCCCGCCGCCTTGTCCAGCGCGTCCCGCAGCAGGTCCTCGCGGGGCTGGCGGCCGATCGAGCCGACCGGTGCCGCGAACATCAGCACCTGCTGGTGCTTGTTGGCGGCGGCGCGCCAGCTCTCGGTGACCTGGAGCGGCTGGTGCGCCTGCCACCAGGCCACCGCGGAGCCGCCGTTCGGGCCCGGCTGGAGTACGGCGTGCAGCTGGCCCGCCGCGAGCAGCACCGACCAGCCGTGCAGCACGGGCGGCACCTCCGTCAGCTCGGTCAGCGGCATGAAGCCCTGCTCGATGAGGAGCGGCAGGAAGTCGTCCCCGGCGCCGGTCGCGCCGGGGCGGACGATCGGGGCGGTCGGTTCGACGACCAGGGCGGGGTGCAACTCGCCCTCGATCAGGACCAGTCCGCTGGTGACCCCCAGTACGGCCTGCTCGGGTGCGGCCATCGGGGCCTCCTCGTCGGCGTTGATGGAGCGGACCGCGCCCTGGAGCTGCTCCTCGGTGACCTGGACGACCTGCGACGGCAGGCAGCCCGCGTGGGCGAAGGCGAGGACGGCGGTCTCGTCCCCGATGAAGAGGACGGTGCTGGTGCGCTCCTGGGCGGAGTCGCCCGGCGTGCGACAGGACGTGCAGTCGTAACTGCCCGGGGCGTTGTCGCCGGCGAGCAGCCGGTCGGCTTCTTCGTCGCCGATCTCGGCGCGGACCTCGTCGCTGACATCGAGCATGCGCGGCACGGGTGGCTCCCTCGGGATGCGGTGCGTGGCGGGGCCGGGTCGCCCCCGGCCGGTGAACCCGGACAGCCCAGGCTCATGAAGATGACAACGGGCGATCTGTGGCAGGGGTCACGCTGCATGGCGAACGGAATCGAACCATCCTGCGCGGACTGTCACCCTGGGTGCGGAATTGGGCACTCCATGTCAAGTAACAGACAGGTTACGGAAGTTGGTTTGGTGAACTGACTCACAGTTTGTCCGAGTAGCTGGTTGATAAATCAGGAAATGCGCGAATTAAGTGGGTGTCCGGAATTCGCCGCTACCTACGGTAACTATTAACTGGCCTGGGGCAACAGGGAGTTGGTTGATATCACCTCGTCAGGGTCCATAGATTCCTCCGCCGTGTGCACCTAGCACCGCTTGGGTACGTCCGCCGGTCGCGCAGAACCAGACACCGCGCAGCACCACCGCCGACGGACGGGGCGGAGCGTGCCGACCGCGTTCACTTGCGGCCGACGCGCCCCGGTCAGGGGGAGCCCGGGTCTGTGGAGAGGGATCTACATGTCCGAATGTGCCGATAGTTACACCCGCAAGACGCGCAAGACGGCGGTCCTCGCCGGGGCAGCACTGCTCGCCCCTCTCGGACTGCTGGCCGCGACCGGCAACGCCGCGGCAGCGGACAGCGGGGTGTGGGACCGCATCGCCCAGTGCGAGAGCGGCGGAAACTGGCACATCAACACCGGCAACGGCTACTACGGAGGGCTCCAGTTCTCCGCCGGCACCTGGCGCGCCTACGGCGGCACGGCCTACGCGGCCACCGCCGACGGGGCCAGCAGGTCCCAGCAGATCGCCGTCGCCACCAAGGTCCAGGGCGCCCAGGGCTGGGGCGCGTGGCCGACCTGTTCGGCGCGTGCCGGGGCCGGCGGGAGCGCTCCCGCCGTATCGGGCTCCGACGCGGGCTCCGGTTCGGCCACCACCAAGTCGACGAAGAAGTCGACCAAGCCGTCCACCGAGCGGTCGGCCAACAATGCGAGCGGTTCCGGTGAGTCCGCCGCCTCCAAGGCTCCGTCGAAGGCACCGGAGCGTTCGCCGGCCCACACGGGCCGCAGCTCGTCCCGCGGCGACTACACCGTCCGCGCGGGCGACACCCTGAGCGGCATCGCCGCCCGGTACACGACCACCTGGCAGCACCTCTACGCCGCCAACAAGGCTGTCATCGGCGACAGTCCCGACCTGATCATGCCGGGACAGAGGCTCGACTTCTGAGCCGCTCCCCCGCGTCGGGTAGGTGCCCCACCCGGTCCTCGGACCGGGTGGGGCACCGGCGTCCTACGCGGTCGTCCGGCCGTCGGTCATCCCGAGGGGCCGGCCAGTTCGGCCGCCTCCCCGCTGAACACGACAGTGCCCCGGCGGAGTTCGTACACGAGAGCGCGGCGGCCGTGCAGAACGGGCGGCAGCCGCTGCTCGGCGACGATCACGCAGGCGTCCAGCGCGCTCAGCAGTTCGTACGTGCGGGCCGCGACCGTCGGTGACATGCCCTGCGCGGGTTCGTCGACGAGCACCACGCGCGCGTGTGCCAGCAGGGCGCGGGAGAGCGCGAGCATGCGCTGCTCGCCGCCGGAGAGGGTGCCCGCGCGGCGTGACAGCAGGGGCTTCAGCGGCGGGTAGGCGTCGAGCGCGGGGGCGGCGTCGCGTGCCGCAAGCTCCAGGTTCTCCCGGACGGTCAGCGACCCGAACACGGCCTGCCGCTCCGGGACCAGGCACAGACCACGCCGGGCACGTTCGTACGCGGGCACCCGGGTCACGTCGGCCCCGTCCCACACCACCGCGCCCCCGGACAGCGGTACCGCTCCGGCGAGGGCGCGCAGCACGGTCGTACGGCCGGAGCCGTTGCGGCCCAGCAGGACGGTGATGCCCGGACCGGGGGCGGTGAGGGAGACGCCGTGCAGGGCCTCCAACGGGCCGTACCGCACGCGCGCGTGCCGCAGGGAGAGGGTCATCGGCCCACCGCTCCTTCCAGGGCGTCGAGGACCTGGCGGGGCGGTCCGGACGCGACGATCCGGCCCGCTGTCAGGACGTGGACCTCGTCGGCCAGGTCGGCGACCAGGTCGAGGTCGTGCTCGACGACCAGCAGGGCGGTCCCGTCGGCGGCGAGGGCCCGCAGCGCGCGGGTCAGCGCGGTGACTTCGGCGGTGTCGAGACCGGCGGCGGGTTCGTCGAGGAGCAGGACGCGCGGGCCTCCGGCGAGTGCGCGGGCCAGCTCGACGCGGCGCAGGGTGCCCGTCGGCAGGCCGGCCGCGGGCAGCACCCGCACCGCTCCGTCGAGCCCCAGGAGCCGCAACGCCCGCTCCGCCGCCCCCGGATCGGATACATCGGATACACGGCCCTGTTCGGCGCCCACGCGGACGTTCTCGGCCACGGTCAATGACGGGAAGACGGCCAGTTGCTGGAAGGTCCGCGCGACACCGAGCCGGGTACGGGCGTGGGCGGCGAGCCGCGTGATGTCCCGGGCCCCGAAAAGCACCTTCCCGCGCGTGGGACGCACGGTTCCGGCGAGACAGTGGAACAGGGTGCTCTTCCCGGCCCCGTTGGGCCCGACGACCGCGGTGACCCGGCCCGGCCGGACGTCGAGATCCACCCCGTCGAGCGCGACGAAGCCGCCGTAGCGGACGTGGAGGCCACGGGCGCGCAGGAGCGGGGCGGGGGAGGGTGCGCCCCTGGGAGGGGCGGTCCAGGGAAGTGGTGGGGGAGGTGGCGGGCGAGGTGGGACGGCGGCCGGTCGCGCGCCGTCGCCCAGCAGCCGCCCCCGAACAGCGGCCCCCAGCGGCGTCAGCCGCGCCCCCTGTCCCGGCCGCAGCCGTCTCGTCGCCGTGCGCAGCGCCTCGTACGGGCCGCCCGGGAACCGGCCCACCGCAACCGCCAGGACGCCGATCAGGGCCGCCGCCACGCCACCCCGCGCCCCCGCGTCCAGCCCCACCAGCAGTGCCGCCGCCGTCAGCGCGCCCAGGGTGCTGTCGGCGCCCAGGACCACCACCGCGGCGAACCACAGCAGCCCGCGTACGGGGTCGAACGCGCCGGGGTCGAAGGCACGCAGGCCCATCGTGAGCAGGGCGCCGCCCAGGGCGGCCAGGGCGGCGCCCGCGACGAAGGCCAGCAGCTTCAGGGACGGGATCCGCACTCCCGCCGCCGACGCGCCCGATTCGTGGTCCCGCATCGCGGCCAGGGCCCGGCCCGTACGGCCCGTGC
Protein-coding sequences here:
- the cmk gene encoding (d)CMP kinase, encoding MDRAAVIVAIDGPSGTGKSSTSKAVAAQLGLAYLDTGAQYRAITWWMVSNGIDITDPSAIAAVAGKAEIVSGTDPENPTITVDGIDVGGPIRTQEVTSKVSAVSAVPEVRALITELQRSIAASAEKGIVVEGRDIGTTVLPDADLKIFLTASPEARAARRSGELKGADVNATREALLKRDAADSSRKTSPLAKADDAVEVDTSELTLQQVIECVVTLVEEKRDAK
- a CDS encoding nucleotidyltransferase domain-containing protein, with the protein product MHPYPTPESPEALVRDHTVYACVMGSRAFGLATDGSDTDRRGVFLAPTPLFWRFEKPPTHVEGPAEEQFSWELERFCTLALRANPNILECLHSPLVEYADDTGRELLALRGAFLSRQTHETFARYALGQHKKLAADVRIHGGPRWKHAMHLLRLLMSCRDLLRTGTLTIDVGDERGPLLAVKRGEVPWPEVQSRMNRLAAEAEAASHRSPLPEEPDRRRVEDFLIRTRRASARQPDPYDEVVQGVVRDGRIRQP
- a CDS encoding nucleotidyltransferase domain-containing protein, with the protein product MNDALGLADLPDLDLASVVAEQPDPVLFATVSGAHLYGFPSRDSDVDLRGVHLLPAADLVGLREPAETRSRMWVRDGVELDLVTHDLRKFVRLLLRRNGYVLEQLLSPLVVHTTDTHRELAELAPGVLTSHHAHHYRGFAGTQWRLFGTSGELKPLLYTFRALLTGIQLMRGGEVQAHLPTLVGEIGEAPAYLPELVAAKAEREHGPADVDHARVAGDVEALHRVLDEAQDASGLPDAPVAHDALHDLVVRVRLAG
- a CDS encoding Rieske (2Fe-2S) protein, whose translation is MTQGPTRRTVLLATGAAALTAGCSEYGDESASSSVSAGSPGQELATTADIPVGGGKIFKDEQVVVTQPKEGEFKAFTSICTHQQCPVANVKGGTINCTCHGSKFNITDGSVANPPAARPLAEKKITVTGNSIRLA
- a CDS encoding DUF6529 family protein; translated protein: MTVDPNAATQSFPPRPPAPGPSGPSAARYLVPALVAAAVAVALGVYGKVHDPEGTAFNLAGFSSTGAVKSWLATVAFGFALVQVVSALMVYGKLPGPSWSATLHRWSGRIAFLVAVPVAVHCLYAFGFQTYDSRVMWHSILGCFFFGVFSAKMLLLRWDRLPGWLLPVVGGLVFTVLTIVWLTSALWFFRNFGVTT
- a CDS encoding ADP-ribosylglycohydrolase family protein is translated as MTTTTVRKRAASGALIGLALGDALGFPTEFSDIPSILAKCGPWRQMELPTPAIVTDDTQMTLALAHGLRTAMDRGLLAPLRMERPVREEFVNWFQSPDNNRAPGHTCLVACNLLKNERLPWQEASQIGSKGCGANMRVAPVGLAPGLSDEQRAGAAQLQAAFTHGHPTALAASDLTAHAVRLLAQGADPAGLVTLLRTYAHESRSHYYHRWLGDLWTHSHDPSPEHFIARGWDECLAILDRLQLAVRTASPEDDPCLATGAGWIAEEALATGLLCFLLFPGEPLTALRRAACTSGDSDSIACLTGAFAGAHHGTDAWPTRWVDRIEYGGDLQTLGALWDA
- a CDS encoding prephenate dehydrogenase, which produces MRTALVIGTGLIGTSAALALASRGVVVHLTDHDPEQARTAAALGAGTDEVPEGPVDLAIIAAPPAHVAGALADAMRRGVARGYLDVASVKGGPRRELEALGLDLASYIGSHPMSGREKSGPLAATGDLFEGRPWVLTPTRDTDTEVLNLALELVSHCRAVPVVMDADAHDRAVALVSHMPHLVSSMVAARLENAEESAVRLCGQGIRDVTRIAASDPGMWIDILSANPGPVADLLTDVAADLEETVQALRSLQSSDEAKRREGVTGVEDVLRRGNAGQVRVPGKHGSAPRVYEVVAVLIDDQPGQLARIFADAGRAGVNIEDVRIEHATGQQAGLVQLMVEPKAAPVLSASLRERGWAIRQ
- the aroH gene encoding chorismate mutase; translated protein: MAVRAVRGAVQLDQDEAGHMDERVSELLTAVLERNSLTADDLISVWFTATPDLHSDFPAAAARKLGIVDVPLICAQELDIEGAMPRVVRILAHIESDLPRADIAHVYLGAAAALRKDIAQ